From one Anoplolepis gracilipes chromosome 10, ASM4749672v1, whole genome shotgun sequence genomic stretch:
- the Irbp18 gene encoding CCAAT/enhancer-binding protein gamma — protein sequence MAPKNKESKHQRKKQIEEEGNEDYRKRRDRNNQAVKRSRVKSKLRTQQTLERVNQLKTENELLEEKIKMLTKELGFLKDLFLAHAGSSQHSINIQELDLNSLLAEDKSTIDVLKTTTAEL from the exons ATGGCgccaaaaaataaagaaagtaaaCACCAACGAAAGAAGCAGATAGAAGAGGAAGGAAACGAAGATTATCGGAAGCGGCGGGATCGGAATAACCAG GCCGTGAAACGATCCAGAGTGAAGAGTAAATTACGCACGCAACAAACATTAGAACGAGTAAATCAGCTGAAAACGGAAAATGAACTGTTGgaagaaaagattaaaatgcTTACCAAGGAGCTAGGATTTCTCAAGGATCTCTTTCTCGCACATGCAG gttCCAGTCAACACTCTATTAACATTCAAGAGCTAGATTTAAATTCTCTTCTAGCCGAAGATAAAAGTACGATAGATGTGCTGAAGACGACTACGGCCGAGCTGTAA